GGCCATCCGGGCCGAGTACAGCCGGATCAGCTCGCCGGCGATCTGCTTGGTCGCCTTCTTCGCCTTGGACTTCGTGGACGCCCAGTCCGAGCCGCCCATCTTGGACAGGCTCGGGGTCTCCCCGCCCACGTAGCGGGTGACCTGGTCCAGCTGGTCGGTCGGCACGAACAGCCGGTCCCCCGGGGCCCCGCGCTTGGACGGGGCGTACTCCAGCACGAGGTACTCGCGGTAGGACTCCCCGTTCGCCGAGCTGCCGGCGCCGCCGGCGGCGCCCGCCCCGGAGACCTTGCGCCGCTGCAGCTCCACGAACCGGGCGATGCCGTGCTGGCTGTGCACCACGTAGTCGCCCTCGGCCAGGGTCAGCGGGTCCACCGCGTTGCGGCGCTTGCGGGCCAGGGCCTTGGTGGCCCCGCGGGCCCCGCCCGCGCGGTTGCGGCCGAACAGGTCCTGCTCGGTCAGCAGCGCCACCCTCGCGGCGGGCAGCGCGAAGCCGGACCCGGCGACGGCGGTGGTGATGGTGACCTGACCGGGCTGCGGCTCGGCGGGCACGGCGTCCACCACGACGGCGGGCAGCCCGGCCTCGCCGAGCAGCTCCGACAGGCGCCGGGCCGGGCCGGGCCCGTCCGTGGCGACGACCGCCTGCCAGCCCTCCGCGCAGCGCTGCCGCACGTGCGCGACCATGGCGTCCACGTCCCCGTGGAAGCCGCGCGGCTCCGTCAGGCCGGTGCGCAGCGCGGAGGCGTCCGGCAGCAGCTCGACGTCCGCCCCGAGGGCGGTGAGCTGCCACCAGCCCTGGAACCGGCCCAGGGCGGTGGCGCGGGTCTCGGCGAGGGTGGCGAAGCCGCCCGCCCCGGCCTGGCCGGCGCCGGGACCGGTGCCCGCCCCGGCCAGCGCGGCGACGTCCACGGGCGCGGCACCGCCCTGGGAGGCGGAGGCCCACGCGGCGGTGAGGAACTCCTCGTTCGTGTTGAGCAGGTCGTCGGCCCGGTGCCGGACCTTCTCCGGCTCCACGACGACCGTGAGGGAGCCCTCCGGCAGCAGGTCCAGGAACGGCACCATGCCGTCGGCCAGCACGGGGGCGAGCGACTCCATGCCCTCCACGGCGATGCCCTCGGCGATCCGCTCGAGCATGTCCACCGCGCCGGGCAGGGCCGGCTGCAGCTCCCGGGCGCGGCGGCGCACCGAGTCGGTCAGCAGCAGCTCGCGGCACGGGGGCGCGTACAGGGCGGTCGGGTGCCCGGAGCCGTCCTCGGTGGTGTCCTGCAGCGAGCGCTGGTCCGCCACGGAGAAGTAGCGCAACTGCTCCACCGTGTCCCCGAAGAACTCGATGCGCAACGGGTGGGCCTCGGTGGGCGGGAAGACGTCCAGCAGCCCGCCGCGCACGGCGTACTCGCCCCGGCGCGAGACCATGTCCACGCGGGCGTAGGCGGCGTCGGCCAGTGACTGGACGACGCCGTCGAAGTCGTGGTCCTCCCCCACCGCGAGCCGCACCGGGGCCAGGTCGCCGAGCCCCGCCACGAGCGGCTGGATCACGGAGCGCACCGGGGCGGTCACCACGGCCAGCGGCGGGCGCCCGTCCGTGCCGGGGTGCTCCAGCCGGCGCAGCACGGCCAGGCGGTTGCCCACGGTGTCCGAGCGCGGGGAGAGCCGCTCGTGCGGCAGGGTCTCCCACGAGGGGAAGTGGGCCACGGCGTCCGGGTCCATCCACCCGGCCAGGTCGGCGGCGAGGTCCTCCGACTCGCGGGAGGTGGCGGTCACCAGGAGCACGACGGCGGGCCGGTCCAGGCCCGTGGCCGCGGCGCCGTCCGGCGCGGAGAGCCCGGCCCCCGCCCCGGCGAGCAGGGCGGCCAGCGGCGCCCGGGCGCCGTCGGGCAGGCTGATCTCCAGGTCCTCGGTGCGGTCGGCGCCGGTCCGGGCGGCCGAGACGGTGGCCGCGGCGACGGCGGGGTCCTGCAGCAGGGCGGGCAGCAGCCCCGCCAGCGGGTGGGGTGTGGTCATTCATCCCAGCATATAGGCTCGGCACTGGTCAGCATCGTCGATCCACAGGAGGCTCCACCATGGGATTCCAGGAAACCACGACCATCGCCCACCCCCCGGCCGAGGTCTTCGCCACGCTCGTGGACGAGCGGTTCAACCACTCGATCACCAAGGGCGTGGGCGGCGAGCTCGTCGCCTTCGAGCGGCAGGGCGAGCTGGACGGGCCCGTGTCCGTCACCATGGTGCGCTCGGTGCCCGTCTCGCGGCTGCCCGAGGTGGTGCAGAAGTTCGCCGGCAAGTTCCTCGGCGACCACCTGCGGATGGAGCAGCAGGAGACCTGGTCCGCGCCCGCCGCGGACGGCTCCCGCACCGGCCAGCTCGTCATCACCGTCTCCGCCGCCAAGGTGACCGCCACGTCCGAGCACCAGCTGGTGCCGGCGGACGGCGGCGCCACCGAGGTGCGCGCCACCGGCTCCGTGGAGTGCCGCATCCCGCTCGTGGGCGGCCAGGTGGCCAAGGCGGCCGAGCCGCGCGTCGGCCACGTGCTGGGCCGCCAGGCCCGCGAGGTCACCGCCTGGCTGGACGGGAAGTAGTCCCGGGCCAGCACGCACGACGAGGCCCCGGCGGGAGATCCCGCCGGGGCCTCGTCCGTCCCGGGCCTCGGTCCGTGGCCCGGCCGGGGCTCAGGCCACGCCGTCGAACAGGCTGGTGACCGAGCCGTCCTCGAAGACCTCGCGGATGGCCCGCGCGATGAGCGGGGCGATGGACAGCACGGTCAGGGTGCCGAACCGCTTCTCCTCCGGGATCGGCAGGGTGTTGGTCACCACGACCTCGCGGGCGCCGCACTCGGCCAGGCGCTGGGCGGCGGGATCGGAGAACACGGCGTGCGTGGCCGCGATGATGACGTCCTTGGCCCCGGCCTCCTGGAGCACCCGCACGGCGCCGGCGATCGTGCCGCCGGTGTCGATCATGTCGTCGATGAGCACGCACGTGCGGCCCTCGACCTGGCCGACGACCTGCTTGGACACGGCCTGGTTCGGCACCGTGAGGTCACGGGACTTGTGCACGAAGGCCAGCGGGGCACCGCCCAGGCGCTCGGCCCACTGCTCGGCCACGCGCACGCGGCCCGTGTCCGGGGAGACGACCGTCAGGTCCTCGCCCTCCGTCTTCGAGCGGATGTAGTCGCTGAGCATCGGCACGGCGAACAGGTGGTCCACCGGCCCGTCGAAGAAGCCCTGGATCTGCGCGGTGTGCAGGTCCACGCTCATGATGCGGTCGGCGCCGGCGGTCTTGTACAGGTCCGCCACGAGGCGGGCGGAGATCGGCTCGCGGCCGCGGCCCTTCTTGTCCTGGCGGGCGTAGGGGTAGAACGGCGAGACCACCGTGATGCGCTTGGCGGAGGCGCGCTTGAAGGAGTCCAGCATCAGCAGCTGCTCCATCAGGTGGTTGTTGAGCGGGGCCGGGTGCGACTGCATCACGAAGATGTCCTTGCCGCGCACGGACTCCCCCGAGCGCACGTAGATCTCCCCGTTGGCGAAGTCGTAGGCGCTCATCGGCAGCAGTTCGGTGCCCAGTTCCTCGGCGACCTGGGTCGCCAGCTCGGGGTGGGCCCGGCCGGCCGCCAGGACCAGCTTCTTCTCGCCGTGCAGGGTGATCTCGTTCATGGGGTGCTTCCTTGGTTCTGTTCGGGTACCGGCCGGGGGGATGTGTGGGGGAGCG
This genomic window from Citricoccus sp. SGAir0253 contains:
- a CDS encoding ribose-phosphate diphosphokinase — translated: MNEITLHGEKKLVLAAGRAHPELATQVAEELGTELLPMSAYDFANGEIYVRSGESVRGKDIFVMQSHPAPLNNHLMEQLLMLDSFKRASAKRITVVSPFYPYARQDKKGRGREPISARLVADLYKTAGADRIMSVDLHTAQIQGFFDGPVDHLFAVPMLSDYIRSKTEGEDLTVVSPDTGRVRVAEQWAERLGGAPLAFVHKSRDLTVPNQAVSKQVVGQVEGRTCVLIDDMIDTGGTIAGAVRVLQEAGAKDVIIAATHAVFSDPAAQRLAECGAREVVVTNTLPIPEEKRFGTLTVLSIAPLIARAIREVFEDGSVTSLFDGVA
- a CDS encoding DUF2505 domain-containing protein yields the protein MGFQETTTIAHPPAEVFATLVDERFNHSITKGVGGELVAFERQGELDGPVSVTMVRSVPVSRLPEVVQKFAGKFLGDHLRMEQQETWSAPAADGSRTGQLVITVSAAKVTATSEHQLVPADGGATEVRATGSVECRIPLVGGQVAKAAEPRVGHVLGRQAREVTAWLDGK
- the mfd gene encoding transcription-repair coupling factor — its product is MTTPHPLAGLLPALLQDPAVAAATVSAARTGADRTEDLEISLPDGARAPLAALLAGAGAGLSAPDGAAATGLDRPAVVLLVTATSRESEDLAADLAGWMDPDAVAHFPSWETLPHERLSPRSDTVGNRLAVLRRLEHPGTDGRPPLAVVTAPVRSVIQPLVAGLGDLAPVRLAVGEDHDFDGVVQSLADAAYARVDMVSRRGEYAVRGGLLDVFPPTEAHPLRIEFFGDTVEQLRYFSVADQRSLQDTTEDGSGHPTALYAPPCRELLLTDSVRRRARELQPALPGAVDMLERIAEGIAVEGMESLAPVLADGMVPFLDLLPEGSLTVVVEPEKVRHRADDLLNTNEEFLTAAWASASQGGAAPVDVAALAGAGTGPGAGQAGAGGFATLAETRATALGRFQGWWQLTALGADVELLPDASALRTGLTEPRGFHGDVDAMVAHVRQRCAEGWQAVVATDGPGPARRLSELLGEAGLPAVVVDAVPAEPQPGQVTITTAVAGSGFALPAARVALLTEQDLFGRNRAGGARGATKALARKRRNAVDPLTLAEGDYVVHSQHGIARFVELQRRKVSGAGAAGGAGSSANGESYREYLVLEYAPSKRGAPGDRLFVPTDQLDQVTRYVGGETPSLSKMGGSDWASTKSKAKKATKQIAGELIRLYSARMASRGHSFAPDTPWQRELEESFAFIETPDQLTTINEVKKDMEASVPMDRLVSGDVGFGKTEVAVRAAFKAVQDGKQVAVLVPTTLLARQHHETFTERFAGFPVRVRALSRFQNAKESKETLEGMADGSVDVVIGTHRLLSKEVRFKDLGLVIVDEEQRFGVEHKEALKTMRTNVDVLAMSATPIPRTLEMSLTGIRETSTLATAPEERHPVLTYVGPYTDQQVTAAVRRELMREGQVFFVHNRVSSIDKVAARIRELVPEARVVVAHGKMGEARLEQVMVDFWERKFDVLVSTTIIETGLDIANANTLIIDRADAYGLSQLHQLRGRVGRGRDRAYAYFLYDAEKPLGETALERLKAVAAHNELGSGMQLAMKDLEIRGAGNLLGGEQSGHIAGVGFDLYLRMVGEAVADFKGGEESAPAEVKVELPINAHLPHDYVPGERLRLEAYRNLAQANDDAAVDAVVEELRDRYGELPDAAQNLVAVARFRNAARAAGVTEVMLMGQNVKFGPADLPESRVMRLQRMYKGASVKPALNAVMIPRPRTAPVGGRDLVDLPLLDWAAQVLKAIFREDQPA